The Canis lupus familiaris isolate Mischka breed German Shepherd chromosome 5, alternate assembly UU_Cfam_GSD_1.0, whole genome shotgun sequence region AGATGGGGGCGGAAGCCAGAATGCTCTTAACattccctggggggggggggggggtggtaaaaaaaaaataccgaaACAAACATTTTCAGCACAAATAGTAAACTGCCATTTCTCTACCGATcggtaaaaaaatatattatattttgatatttttttttctttttaaattacactGTCACCCATCCCAGCCGAAGTCCTGGCCGGTCATCTGGTAGAACTTCAAGTTGAAGGGCCTGTAGAAGTCGCGCAGCCTGCGCACCACGTCGCGGTCGATGTCGGGGTGGGTCCTGCCCTTGGTCTTGCCCAGGCAGTGGGGCTTGCTGCTGCCCTCGGCCTTCTTGAGGCACGGGAAGCCCTTGGTCTTGTTGAAGTAGAAGTGCTTGTCGGTGATGATCCTCTTGAGGCCCAGGAAGTCCTGCACGCGGCCCAGCTCGCCGGCCGGGTCGCTGATGAGCCGCTCCCCGCTCACGAAGAGCATCTGGCCGAGCGGAAAGTGGCGCAGCCAGTGCTCCAGGTGCTTGGCGTAGATGCCGATCTGGATGGCGCTCCACGACGTGTCGATGAGGCCCGTCGAGCGGTTCTTGAACGTCAGGCTCTCGAAGGTGGGGATGTCGGGCCGCTTGGACAGCGTCTGCGTGTAGTCCGAGATGGCCCTGGTCACCGGGTCCCGCACCACCACGATGAGCTTGGTGTCCTTGGACATGGCCGAGATGCGCGCGGGCGCCTCGCGGGTGACAAAGTAACTGGGCGTCTTCTCCATGGTGATCTGCCCGTCCAGGGTCCTCGGCATCAGgtccctgggggaggagggggaggggggaagcgaAAAGGGGCATGAGTGTGACAGCCTCCAAAGGGGGGGACTTGCCCTGCGGtgcggaggcagggagggctcATTCCAAGCAGCGGAGCATCCTCTAGACTCCGGAGCTGGGCGTGCATCCCCCCTCCCACGTTCTGGTCCAGCTTGCACCAGCTTCTCCAGGGCCTCGTGTATTTAAATGGGGGAATAATGCTACCCATTACCTACATTGTTGTGATGATTAAGCGAGTTAATATAATATACTTCAATACTTTAGGAGACTGCCTGACACAGAATTAAGTGCTCCgtaattttttttgattttattattattaggaaCACACGATGCTGtgtaagaaagcaagaaagaacctattttatcaaagaaagaaagcaaccTCCATCAAATTCTTTAGGTAAATCAAACTGTCATCATAAACACGATCACACCGTTATGCTATTAAAATAGCCTGGGCCCTTTCCGCAGTTTTCTTACAAACGATTCTATTTAACATAATGCCGCTGCCTGGTACACAACACacttctctttaaaatttccgaatttgggacagcctgggtggctctgtgcttgagcacctgccttcagctcagggtgtgatcccagggtcctgggatcgaatcccacatcggggtccccgcagggagcctgcttctccctccccctaaatctctgtgtctctcatgaataaataaaatatttttaaaaaaattctttaggtAAATTAGACTATCACCATAAACATGATCATACCACTATGAGATGGTATTAAAATACCCCGAGCCCTTTCCGCAGTTTTCTTATAAACAATTCTATTTACTATAATGCCACTGCCTGGTACACAACACACTTCTCttgaaaatttctgaattttcctTTAACAAACAAGACTTAAATCCATCTTTTATTGAATAATTCGAAATGCCATCACTGCAACACTCTACAGATCTTGGTTCCTCTCAACACGTTCAGCCATGGTGATCTGCCTGTCCAGGGTCCTTGGCATCAGGTCCCTGGGGAGgttggagggggagggagcaAAAAGGGGAATGAGTGTGACAGCTCTCACACACTGTTACTATGTTATCTTTTCACAACGCCAAAGTGAATTCTGGCTCTTTGTTGTTCAAAACGTTCTCAATTCTCATTTGCTTACTCTTCCTGATGGCGTTAGGATCACTTCACCACTTCGAAAGAAAAATATGCCACTGGGGTCTTCATGGAGCAGAGGTTGCTGCCTTGATCAATCTCAGGGCCTGTCAAAAGTATGAGCAGGAGAGATGAAACCTATTTGCtctcccaatttattttttaaatcttttaaagattttatttatttatttgagagacacagagtgaagcagagacacaggcagagggagaagcaggctccctgcagggaccccgatgtgggactcgatcccaagaccctgggatcacaacctgagccgaaggcagacgctcaactgctgagccactcaggcatcccttactCTTCCAATTTGAATGTACTACCATTACCTCCACTGTTTGATATTAAGGCACCGTCTTTCTAATTCCAAGTTTTACAAGAAATAGCTCTGGCTCAAATCAATAttagaataaatgtattttggagATTTCATTTCAATGACTAAACGAAATTTATCCTTTGACCCATTGTGGGAAGAATCAAACATCTAAATGTTCTTATACTGGATTCACTATTATTCCTGGAATACAATCCGTTTGATTCGGATACATTATTCTTCTAACAGAGTCCTACATTTGGTTCATTATTATTTTGCTCTggatttttcattcatattcattaatgggatgtttctgtatttttcttttgatcaaTAGCTTAATCAATTGCTAGAATATGAATTATTCCACCAATAAAATGAGTTGAGaaatgtttcacatttttctttagcTTAGAGAAGTTTAAGtagcaaaatagtttttttaaagatttttaaatattatttacttgagagagagagagagaacatgcgagtgggggaagaggcagagggaagtgaagagaaggagagaaatggactctgtgctgagcatagagcccgacgtgtgactcaatcccacaactctgagagatcatgacttgaggcgaaatcaagtgtcagacacttaacttaattaactgagccactcaggcacccatcaaaataattttctgttcctTACATCTGGTGAGCATTACCTACAAAGCTATCTTATACTGATGCTTTGTGGGTAAGGATaggaaagaaacaagagttttcaagtatctttttggtttcttccatAGTTATTGGTTTCTTATAAATTTTCTGATTTGTGTCAATTTTGGCAATTAACATGTTTCTAAAAGTCACCCAATTGAGCAGTTAGATCCAGAGTCTGGACTGTAATTTTATAATCCCCAGGAATTTGgtcttttctgcctttctttctgctttctagattctgtcatcttttatttattcatttttatttttatttatttttatttttttaaaagattttatttatttattcatgacagacagagagaaagaggcagctacacaggcagaggaagaagcaggcttcatacggggagcccgagtgggactcgatcccgggtcctcaggatcacaccctgggctgaaggtggcgctaaaccgctgagccaccggggctgcctgattctgttatctttttaagttattttatttgcattttagctttttaacgatccctttgttctttttctatttctgctctgctgttcttctaatttatttaacaggatacttcatttatttccaatcCCCCCTCACAAGTCATGATAGCATTTGAGGCTACTATTTCCCTTCTACACATAAACTTGGTCGAATTTCAATGTACTGTTGTCATTTTCATAAATACTTAGTTAATTGcattttgtacttttaatttcctttttagtgTAGGTGTTATCTAagattgtttttatcttttacttttaattctaaTAGTTGGTTTACCGCATTTTTACCATAACTTGGTGATGAGTTTCTATTTTGCCTTtgtggtaaaaaaatatatactttgtgTTATGTGAATTTGCCTCTGTTAACGTCCTGTAATTTCATCCGACCTATACTATTTGCCAactttatattaagaaaaatttcgAACACACCCCAAAGTAGAGAGAATGCTAATGTAAATCTTGTGTACCTTACATCCAACTTCAAAAAATAGCAACTGTTGgccaatttcatttcattgtcaACCCCCTCTGTTTCTGCTCCCTCCTCCACAAATGAATTACTTTCAAGTCTGTCTCAGACGTCACTCAACTGGCTCATAAACATTCTAGTTCCCCAACAggtattggcgaggatgtggagaaaggggaaccctcttgcactgctggtgggaatgcaaactggtacagccactgtggaaaagagtatggagggcCATCAAGAAtctaaaatagaactaccctaagacccagtaaattgcactactaggtatttacccaaagaatacagaaacactaattcaaaggatacAGGTGCACCAATGCTTACAGCAACATTATGTACAATAGCtgattatggaagcaacccaagtgtccactgtctgctgaatggataaagaagatgagagatccattatatacaatggaatattactcagccatcaaaaagaatgaaatcttgtcatttgcaactatgtgGACAGAGCTAGacagtattatgttaagcaaaataagacaaatatcatatgattccactcatatgtggaatttaagaaacaaatgagcaaagggaaagaagaggagagagaccaaccaagaaacagactcttaactgtaaagaactgatggtcaccagaggggaaggggtcagaggatgggggaaataggtgatggggtttaagggcacttgtcatgatgtatggaagtgtccAATCACTTGTTGtgattgtacacctgaaactaatatcacgcTGTATAttttactaactggaatttaaataaaaatttaagaaaaaaacctatTCTGCTTCCCATTGTCATTATTTTTGGCACAAATTCCTGAACATCTGTGGCAATAAGCCACTGACCCTGGGTTAGTTCAGTGATGTCGTTATTCTCAGATTTTTGCTGTCTTTGATATTTTAGTctggttttgtttacttttttccttgGAGAAGGACATGATAATTAGCTATCTGATTTCTGTTGccttttgctgttgttttaagaAATCTGTGATTCCTTTTGCAAAAGAACCTTTAAAGtcatccatcccccaccccaccccccgccagatAGACCCTAAGGTTTGGGGAGGACTAAGGAGCAACCAGAGTTCACTGTCATCACCAAGCAGACACAAGTTACTGTT contains the following coding sequences:
- the HS3ST3A1 gene encoding heparan sulfate glucosamine 3-O-sulfotransferase 3A1; amino-acid sequence: MAPPGPAGAPATSAEPLSRSIFRRFLLMLCSLLTSLYVFYCLAERCQSLAGPLVRPSGGGGGGGGGGAGAPGRGALAGGPGEPAGWPAAAHGKRLLQLQRWRRRRPAVPRDDGEEAAWDGEPPGLAGGPGGSGAGSSAAEAPPGTLALLLDEGSKRLPQAIIIGVKKGGTRALLEFLRVHPDVRAVGAEPHFFDRSYDKGLAWYRDLMPRTLDGQITMEKTPSYFVTREAPARISAMSKDTKLIVVVRDPVTRAISDYTQTLSKRPDIPTFESLTFKNRSTGLIDTSWSAIQIGIYAKHLEHWLRHFPLGQMLFVSGERLISDPAGELGRVQDFLGLKRIITDKHFYFNKTKGFPCLKKAEGSSKPHCLGKTKGRTHPDIDRDVVRRLRDFYRPFNLKFYQMTGQDFGWDG